ACCGTACAAACCTTTGTACCCGTGGTCCTGAAAGACCGCGTAGTCCAACGTTGTTGCCACGCCAGCATCGCGCGCCGCGGCGCTCAAGGCTTTGTTGTGGTGCACCAGCTCGCCACGAAGCACAAGGCGCCGCTGATCCTCCGACATGCCGGCGAATGCTTTGTCATCGCTTAATTCCTGGCGCCGTGTTTGTAGCGCGAAGTAAGTTTGCCCATTCGCGATCACCGGCTTCGACGGGTCACCGTTCTGAACGATGAGATAGCAGGCATACCGGGAGAGCTTGAAGTCGGTTATCGCCCGCTTCGCTCCTGATCCAAGTACGACCATTTTGGTGACTTCACCGAAATGGTCTCCGACCGGATGAGCCGAACGCTCGCAAGCAATCCTCGCTTTTTCAATGACTTGCAAAAAATTGCGCCAGTCTTGATAGTCCAGCAACGGAGCGAGGTTGCGTGCAAACCAAAACTCGGAATCGTCTTCGTTGAGTTGCTTGATGCTCTCAAAGGTGCGGTGATGCAGCGCCGCTATTGGCTTGTTGTTCAACACAGACAACTCCTAGGCCAGCTTGGCAAGGCAGCAGGTTGCCGATATTGGTCAACCTTCACGATTGATTGCACTGTGTTTTTGTACAGGTATGAGGGCCATGCCGGGTCTTCAAACGTTCTTGCCGGTTGTCGCTCGGCTGAAGGCAGTGGACGCACCTTTGAAGGCGATTTTGAATTGCTCTCAACCATGTCGCAGACTGCGAACCAGGCCAATTCGGTGGCGACGTGCAGCGTACGGTGAATCGAACCGGCGGCGCGCTGGTGATGGGGCGGGGGTGTTTGCGGTGGCTTGGAAGAAGGCGGTTGAGGCTTGGATGAGCGGCGCCGGGGAAGCCCCGGCGTTCACCCACTTCGTTCGGCGTTGCCACGACGCTCTGAATAAGATGCCCGAATCACAAGCCAAGCCATCCAAGCCACACGGCCGTTCGCCAGAGCCCGGCGATAATGATCACGGCAGCGATGGTGGCCAAGGCTATCTGCCTGCGGCAGCGAGTTGCTTGCTCTTCATCGAGACCCTTGGGTTTCGCCATTTTGGGCTCCCTGCGTGGCTTCTCTTCTGGAATCCTACATCAGGAACGCTGTGAGCCACGCCACGCCTACTTCCCAATACAAAACCGGCTGAAAATCACTCCCAACAGATCATCGGAGCTGAACTCCCCGGTGATCGAATTCAGCTGATCCTGCGCGAGCCGCAGCTCTTCGGCGAACAAATCGAGGGCTTGCGAATTCTGGTCTGCATGGTCCGCGGCAATCGCCAGATGTTCCCGCGCCGAGCGCAGCGCGATCAAATGCCGCTCGCGTGCCAGATAGATACTTTCCGCACCCGCCTGCCACCCTGCAATCTTGAGCAACTCGCTGCGCAATATCGCGATGCCATCGCCGGTTTTGGCCGATAACCGCACATCGCGCACGCCATCAGCGGCCGTTTCCGCCGATGCCTCCACGCCCGCCAGATCGGCCTTGTTCAACACGCGCACGACCGGCACGCCCGCCGGAAAACGCGCCGAGATTGCTACATCGTCGACACTCAGCGCCTCGCGTGCGTCCAGCAGATGCAGCACGACATCGGCGCGGCCGATCTCCCCCCACGTCCGCTCAATACCAATCCGCTCCACCTCGTCCTGCGTTTCGCGCAGGCCGGCGGTATCGATCACATGCAGTGGAATGCCTTCAATCTGAATAGTCTGCGTGACCTTGTCGCGCGTGGTGCCGGCAATCGGCGTGACGATAGCGAGTTCCGCGCCCGCCAACGCATTCAGCAACGACGATTTGCCCACGTTCGGTTGCCCCGCGAGCACGACCGACAGCCCCTCGCGCAGCAGCGCGCCTTGACGAGCATCGGCGAGCACCTTGTCCAGCAACGCTCGGATGCGGGCGAGCTTGCCGCGGGCATCGGCGGCTTCCAGGAAGTCGATCTCCTCCTCGGGGAAATCGAGCGTCGCTTCGACCAGCATGCGCAACGTGATCACGTCTTCCACAAGCGCATGGATTTCGCGCGAGAAAGCGCCATCGAGCGAGCGGCCTGCCGAGCGTGCCGCGGCTTCCGTGCTCGCCTCGATCAAGTCGGCAACAGCCTCGGCTTGGGCCAGGTCGAGCTTGTCGTTGAGAAACGCACGGCGCGTGAATTCACCCGGTTCGGCCAAGCGCACCCCGAACTCACGACCGGTATCGACAGCTCGCTGCAACAGCAGTTGCAACACGATCGGACCGCCGTGCCCCTGCAACTCGAGCACGTGCTCGCCGGTGTAGGAATGCGGCGCGGGGAAATACAGTGCAATCCCGCGATCGATCGCCTCGCCGCGTGCATCGATGAACGGCACATAGCTCGCGTGCCGCGCCTCAAGCAACTGGCCGCATAGTGCAAGCATTGCGTGCTTCGCCGCTGCTTCACCCGCTCGGCCGAACGACAGCCGGATTACGCCGATACCTCCACGCCCCGGGGCAGTGGCGATCGCGACAATCGGATCGGAGTCGTGGTTGGACATGGTTTTTCGAGCGTAACGCGGGCGAATGAGTGGCGGCATTGTAGCGCGGCGCTTTCGTTTCGCTGCGCCGCACGAATCGCTAGGATGATTCTTAATTTATCTTATGTGGGATATGATGAACCATCGGAACGGCTGTTGGTGTGCATCGTTTCATTGGGTGCAAATGTGGTCGTTATTGGGTCACGCCGATCAATCCACCATCGCGGCATTCTGGTGTTGTTTTTCCTGAACGCGCTAAAAATGAGAAAGATGCGCCATATCTAGCGTAGGCGGTTGACTCCGCCACTGCGTTTGCCTCGCACAATCGCGACCATGCCAACACCCAAAGAGAAAACCGATTTTTCGGATCGGCTCAAATTTTCAATGACGCGCGCGCCCGAGAAAATGCGCGGCGCTACCGATCTCGCATTGCATTTCAATTTGCGTTATCACGGCGAACCCGTTTCGCCGCAAACCACGCATAAGTGGCTGACCGCGCGTTCAATTCCCACTGCCGACAAACTGGCGACACTCGCAGAATGGTTCAAGGTCGAGCAGCACTGGCTTCATTACGGACCACCGCCGAGCGGGAATCCGCAAAATGCGCCGAAGCCGATCACGCACGACGATAAGTATCCGGCCTCCGAAGAGACGCTCGAACTGGCTTCGAAGATCGAGGCGCTCTCACCGCATCACCGGTATTTGCTGGAAGAACTCATTGACCAGTTTTATGGGGCGGGTGGGAAACGCTAAAGCGCGTACTGAAACAATTTACAGAAACAAAAACGCCCGGCAAGCCGGGCGTTTTCAATCCAACCGAAGGTCAAAAGCTTAAGCCTTGGCGACCTTCTTCTGTCCCATCATGCGCGTGATGTAATACTGCTGCGCGATGGAGAGCACGTTATTCACGACGTAATACAGCACTAGTCCTGACGGGAAGAAGAAGAACATGACCGAGAACGCCAGCGGCATGAACATCATCATCTTGGCCTGAACCGGATCCGGCGGCGTGGGATTCAGCCGCGTTTGCAGGAACATGGACACGGCCATCATCACCGGCAGGATGTAGAACGGATCGGCCTGCGACAAATCGTGAATCCACAAGATCCACGGTGCACCGCGCATTTCCACCGACGACAGCAACACCCAGTACAGCGAGATGAACACCGGAATCTGCACAACCACCGGCAGACAGCCGCCGAACGGATTCACCTTCTCGGTTTTATAGAGCGCCATCAGTTCCGCGTTCATCTTCTGCGGATCGCCCTTATACCGTTCACGCAATTGCGTCATGCGCGGCGTGATGGTCTTCATGCGTGCCATCGACTTGTAGCTTGCCGCCGACAGCGGGAAGAACACCGCCTTGATCAACAACGTGAGCAGGATAATCGACCAGCCCCAGTTGCCCACATAGCTATGGATCTTCTCGAGCAGCCAGAACAGCGGCTTCGCGATGATCGTCACCATGCCATAGTCTTTCACAAGCTCGAGACCCGGTGCGACGCCTTCCAGCATCCGCTCTTCTTCAGGACCAGCAAAAAGCCGCGCCTGCACGTCGACGGTCTGTCCCGGCGCAATGGTCTGCAACGGCTGCTGCACGCCGACGCGATACAACGCGGGATCGATCTTCTGCACGTAGATATCGCGCTTCACGCCCTGCTGCGGAATCCACGCGGATGCAAAGTAATGCTGCACCATTGCGACCCAGCCGTTATCGGCGGAGGGCGCGAAATCTTCCTTGCCCTTGTCGATATCGCTGAACGTCATCTTCTGGAAGTGATGCTGCTCGGTATAAACAGCCGGCCCAATGAACGTATGCGAGAAGCGCGGCGTTTCCACCGGCGAATCGTCGCGCACGAGCTCCATATAGAGGCGCGGCGTGACCGGCGCAGTGCCGACGTTCTGCACCTTCGTGTCCACACCAATCACATAGCTGCCGCGCGTGAACGTATAGGTCTTGATGACCTTCACGCCACCCTTGACCGGCGACTGGAACGAGATCGACATCGTCTTGCCGTCACCCATCGTCGTCTGGCTGCCCGGTACGAGCGTGAAGACGTCGTTGTGGTTCGGGAAGTCGCCGCCGAGCAGGCCCGTGCGCGCGAGATACGTGTGCGTCGCGGTGTGATCGAAGAGCGTGATGTACAGATCCGGCTGCTTGCCGTCACCTTCCTTCACGAGCGACAGCTTCGAAAGCGTGCCGCCGCGAGTATCGATCTGGCCGGAGTAGACGTCCGTGGAGAAATTCACGAGCTGGTCTGCGGCGCTCGACGCGGGTGCGTTCGAACCAGGCGCGGCCGATGCGCCGGGTACGCCAGGAGTGGCCGGCAAATCGGCGGCTTGCGTGCCCGGCGTCGTCGTTCCCGGTGCAGCGCTGCCGACCGTCTTGGTCGGGACGGCGCTCGGGAAGAACATCGACGGGCGCCCATGGTCACGTTGCCAGTTGTCGAACAGCATGACAGCCGACATGAAAAAGATGACCCATAGGACGGTACGTTTGATATCCATGCGTTGTCTCAGTGTCGATCGAAG
This window of the Caballeronia sp. SBC1 genome carries:
- the mnmE gene encoding tRNA uridine-5-carboxymethylaminomethyl(34) synthesis GTPase MnmE encodes the protein MSNHDSDPIVAIATAPGRGGIGVIRLSFGRAGEAAAKHAMLALCGQLLEARHASYVPFIDARGEAIDRGIALYFPAPHSYTGEHVLELQGHGGPIVLQLLLQRAVDTGREFGVRLAEPGEFTRRAFLNDKLDLAQAEAVADLIEASTEAAARSAGRSLDGAFSREIHALVEDVITLRMLVEATLDFPEEEIDFLEAADARGKLARIRALLDKVLADARQGALLREGLSVVLAGQPNVGKSSLLNALAGAELAIVTPIAGTTRDKVTQTIQIEGIPLHVIDTAGLRETQDEVERIGIERTWGEIGRADVVLHLLDAREALSVDDVAISARFPAGVPVVRVLNKADLAGVEASAETAADGVRDVRLSAKTGDGIAILRSELLKIAGWQAGAESIYLARERHLIALRSAREHLAIAADHADQNSQALDLFAEELRLAQDQLNSITGEFSSDDLLGVIFSRFCIGK
- a CDS encoding transcriptional regulator, with amino-acid sequence MPTPKEKTDFSDRLKFSMTRAPEKMRGATDLALHFNLRYHGEPVSPQTTHKWLTARSIPTADKLATLAEWFKVEQHWLHYGPPPSGNPQNAPKPITHDDKYPASEETLELASKIEALSPHHRYLLEELIDQFYGAGGKR
- the dinD gene encoding DNA damage-inducible protein D yields the protein MLNNKPIAALHHRTFESIKQLNEDDSEFWFARNLAPLLDYQDWRNFLQVIEKARIACERSAHPVGDHFGEVTKMVVLGSGAKRAITDFKLSRYACYLIVQNGDPSKPVIANGQTYFALQTRRQELSDDKAFAGMSEDQRRLVLRGELVHHNKALSAAARDAGVATTLDYAVFQDHGYKGLYGGLGAKDIHSHKGLKKSQKILDHMGSIELAANLFRAT
- the yidC gene encoding membrane protein insertase YidC, giving the protein MDIKRTVLWVIFFMSAVMLFDNWQRDHGRPSMFFPSAVPTKTVGSAAPGTTTPGTQAADLPATPGVPGASAAPGSNAPASSAADQLVNFSTDVYSGQIDTRGGTLSKLSLVKEGDGKQPDLYITLFDHTATHTYLARTGLLGGDFPNHNDVFTLVPGSQTTMGDGKTMSISFQSPVKGGVKVIKTYTFTRGSYVIGVDTKVQNVGTAPVTPRLYMELVRDDSPVETPRFSHTFIGPAVYTEQHHFQKMTFSDIDKGKEDFAPSADNGWVAMVQHYFASAWIPQQGVKRDIYVQKIDPALYRVGVQQPLQTIAPGQTVDVQARLFAGPEEERMLEGVAPGLELVKDYGMVTIIAKPLFWLLEKIHSYVGNWGWSIILLTLLIKAVFFPLSAASYKSMARMKTITPRMTQLRERYKGDPQKMNAELMALYKTEKVNPFGGCLPVVVQIPVFISLYWVLLSSVEMRGAPWILWIHDLSQADPFYILPVMMAVSMFLQTRLNPTPPDPVQAKMMMFMPLAFSVMFFFFPSGLVLYYVVNNVLSIAQQYYITRMMGQKKVAKA